ATACTGGCGCAACCATTCCCCATAGGGATGCTGCTTGGCTATGCGCTGCTTAATTTCCCAGTTTTTCAGGACTTCGTGGCTTTCTAAATCTACAGCAATCATTTGCCCCGGTCCGAGTCTCCCTTTCTCAATAATGTCAGATTCGGCAAAGCTGACCACACCTGCTTCTGAAGCAACTACGATGTAGTCATCCTTGGTAATGCAGTAACGCGCTGGTCTTAAGCCATTGCGGTCAAGTGTTGCTCCAACTTTCCGCCCATCGCTAAACACCAACAGTGCGGGGCCGTCCCAAGCTTCTTGCAAGCCACTATAGTATTCGTAAAAGTCAACTATCTCAGGATAGGTTCCTAATTCTGGTTGATTTTGGTAAGCCTCTGGAACCATAATCATGATGGCTTCTAAGGGGCTGCGTCCGGAATGCACTAGCAACTCAAACACGTTGTCTAAATTTGCTGAGTCACTGCTGTCAATATTGACGAATGGCTTTAGTTCATTAATCCGAACGCCCCAAACTGGGTGATTTAAGATTGCTTCTCTAGCCACCATCCAGTTAATATTCCCTAACAGAGTGTTGATTTCTCCATTGTGACCCAAAAGCCGCATGGGTTGAGCTAGGGGCCACTTGGGCATAGTATTGGTACTAAAGCGGCGGTGATAGACAACAAACGGGCTTGTGTATGATGGGTTTTTTAAATCTTGATAAAAAGCCCCCAACACTGCCGAACGTACCATACCCTTATAAATGATGGTTCGGCTAGAAAGCGAGCAGATGTAAAAGTCGTCTGACCACGGGTTGTCATTTTGGCGAACGGCTTTATGAATTCGGCGACGTATGATGTAAAGCGATCGCTCTAATTCATCACCTCTTTTCTCTTCTGATGCTACAAAAAGTTGTTCGATCTGGGGTTGATTTTCTCTTGCTTGTATCCCCAATAATTCAGGTTGTACTGGAACCACTCGCCAGCCCAATACAATTAATTTCTCCTCAATCGCCACTTGCTCGACAAGCGCCCTAGCTTTTTGCGCTGTTTCCTCATCTTGAGGTAAAAATATCATTCCCACAGCCATATTACCTGTAGAAAAACCTTGTTTCCCCCATGCAGCTAGATCTTGTTGGAACAATTCCCAAGGCAGAGCGGTCAATATTCCTGCACCATCACCCGAATCTTGGTCTGCACTACAACCACCCCTATGTTCCAAACAACTTAAAGCACCCAAAGCTTTTTCTACGACTTCATGGCTAGCTTGATTTTGGCGATGGGCAATAAAACCCACACCACAAGCATCCCGCTCTTCCACTAACCATCTTTGACCTGGATAGGTGTACCCGTCGGTAATATCAGAATGTGTCATGTTTTGTTGTTGATTCATCCTTTTGTTATCCCTGACAACGTGAGTTATGAATTTTGCTACTTCTTGTTAGGAAAATTTCTAAATTCCAAGATGTCTAATACAGAGTGACTGATTTTTAGGGAAAAAAAATTTTAACTTCGGGCTTTTATTTTTGTTTGACCCATGTTAAAATTACTTCGGTATTTTTTATGTGTTTATCCTGAGTGAATTAAACTACTTCCGAACTATAGGTTTTTACTTAAGTACGCTCACTAGATGAGTTGGCTAGTTCTTGGACAATCTTCTGTTAACTCAATAAGCGCGGCGTACCCGAAACAGTTGTGAAATACGATCTCACGACTCTTAACGGGATGTTATTCGGATTTAGCAACAAAATCAGCGTATTACACTATATGCCCATTTGACAATTCCTATCCTACATATCTCTTGTGTGTTCTGACTTTTTACCTGTTCTTCTTCGCCACTTGTATTGCCACTTGCTTGACTTCTGATAAGAATATAAGGATAAAAACTTCATCTGTTGAATGGATACAAACCTCTAAACTTATCTGCGAAAAAAATATTTAACGCGAAGTGTCCGTATCCCATGCTCCACTTCATCCGTGAGGTAAACTTTATCCTTCATACTTTATACTTCATCCTTTTTACAGCAATCCAATACACCTGCGATTATTAAAAATTGCATAGCACTCTTGTCACTGATAGTCTGGTAAGCTTGGCTCCAACTAGAACGAGTCTAGTCGAAGCCCCTTGCCTAAAGGCATGGGGTTGCCTACAATCGCATTATTTAAACAAAATCTTGTTTTCAGAGATAAAAAGCCCATATATACAATATCACATTCAAATCGTCACAAAACTCTTGTCATCATTTTTTGATGTTCCCATGAGTAAATTACCGAAATATGTTTTCCTAAATACGTCAAAAGCCATGGTAATAATACTGAGTTATTTCCTAACACGAAATAGCCGTTTTGCAGTCAATAAAAGTAGTCATCGTTTTCTTAAGGTTGTCATACCGTCAGTACTTTCAACTCTACTTTGCCTGGTAAGTATATATAATAGTGCGAAAGCGCAACCTTCAACATCAAACGCACCAACTCCAAAACCTTTAGCTCCTGCATTACCGGGAGTGGTGTCCTATGGCGATCGAGTTGCTCTCAACGGTCGCATTTTACCTGGGGCTTGGTTGCAACAAAAGTCTCGAACTGGGAAAATTAACACTCATCTTAGTGATGGGGCTATTGAGCAATTACTGGGAGTCGATTTATTAAATAATAACAACCCAACCAAACAACCGATACAGTGGTTTTCTTCATCCACAAACCCTGTCGTTTTAACCAGTTCGATCGCCACAGGATATCGGTATCTAGACATAACAAACTTTGCTCATACTACCGGATGGCAGATCCAAGCGAATGGTAACACTCTGGTAATTTCTACGCCAAGTGCGAAAGTAGTTAATATTGGTCAGGGTAGGCAAACTAATGGTGGTACCATCATTATAAATTTAAATCGTCCAACTCCCTGGCAAATTTCACAGGGATTACCCATACCAAAGTCTCCAATTTCACCACTTGACTCTGACGCTGCAACTCCCAAACCCGCATCACCACCAAACCGAGAATGGATCGTGACTGTAGAAGGGATAGCCGATCCCAACCTATTGGGAGGAGTGAGAGAGGAAGAGAGTGAGAGAGGGAGGGAAGAAAGCACTTCGTTACCGACGCAAGTTCCAACACCCGACTCGTTAATTCAACAAGTAGAAGTTGCCAACAACCAAACGATAGTTAGACTCAGCGTTCCCTTTGGTTTTGCTCCTCGGGTAAATACTTTAGCCAACCCCAACCGCTTGAGCATAGAAATTCGACCCGATGCAATGCCAGAGCGTAATATTGTATGGGCGACAGGATTGAGATGGCGACAGCAGTACCTAAATTTAGGTCAAAATCGCTTTCCAGTCACATGGTTGGAAATTAACCCCCGTACAAGCGGGATAAAGTTGAAACCAATTTGGACAAATTCCGATACGATGGTTGGAACTGCGCCTCTGATTCAAACCGCACAACAGCAAACAGCAGTTGCAGCCATTAATGGTGGCTATTTTAACCGTAATAACCGATTGCCTTTAGGCGCACTTCGCCGGGATAATTTATGGTTGTCAGGACCTATTCTCAATCGGGGCGCGATCGCTTGGAATGATTCCGGACAGTTTTACATCGATCACCTCACTTTACAAGAAACCATAATTGCACCAAACAAGGTACAGTTACCAATTCTTTATCTAAATAGTGGCTACGTTCAGAGTGGCATTGCTCGTTACACCCCTGCATGGGGAGCAACTTACACCCCTCTCACCGATAATGAAATCATCTTGGTCGTACAACAAAATAAAATTCTCAATCAATTGACACTAAGTAAAGCAGGTGAAACAGCTGTTCCCATTCCCCAAGATGGTTACCTGCTGACTTTTCGTGGGTTAGCCACGGCCAACGCCTTACGATTACCCGTGAATTCCACAATCAAGATTAATAGTTCTACCACTACTACTGAGTTTAACCGTTATCCCCACATAGTAGGGGCAGGTCCTTTGCTGTTGCGGAACCGCCAGATTGTGCTTGATGCCAAGGGAGAAAAATTTAGTGATGCTTTCATCGCGGAAAAAGCCGTTCGCAGTGGGATTTGTACAACAGCAACAGGAAATTTAGCGATCGCAGCAGTACACAATCGTGCAGGTGGTAGTGGACCGACCTTAGCAGAACACGCGCAGTTAATGCAGCTTTTGGGGTGTGTTAATGCTCTCAATTTAGACGGGGGTAGTTCTACCAGTCTTTACCTGGGGGGTCAACTCCTGGATCGTTCTCCCAATACCGCAGCTCGCGTTCATAACGGAATTGGGGTGTTTAACAGTGACCAGTGACCAGTGACCAGTGACCAGTGACCA
This genomic interval from Scytonema hofmannii PCC 7110 contains the following:
- a CDS encoding phosphodiester glycosidase family protein → MVIILSYFLTRNSRFAVNKSSHRFLKVVIPSVLSTLLCLVSIYNSAKAQPSTSNAPTPKPLAPALPGVVSYGDRVALNGRILPGAWLQQKSRTGKINTHLSDGAIEQLLGVDLLNNNNPTKQPIQWFSSSTNPVVLTSSIATGYRYLDITNFAHTTGWQIQANGNTLVISTPSAKVVNIGQGRQTNGGTIIINLNRPTPWQISQGLPIPKSPISPLDSDAATPKPASPPNREWIVTVEGIADPNLLGGVREEESERGREESTSLPTQVPTPDSLIQQVEVANNQTIVRLSVPFGFAPRVNTLANPNRLSIEIRPDAMPERNIVWATGLRWRQQYLNLGQNRFPVTWLEINPRTSGIKLKPIWTNSDTMVGTAPLIQTAQQQTAVAAINGGYFNRNNRLPLGALRRDNLWLSGPILNRGAIAWNDSGQFYIDHLTLQETIIAPNKVQLPILYLNSGYVQSGIARYTPAWGATYTPLTDNEIILVVQQNKILNQLTLSKAGETAVPIPQDGYLLTFRGLATANALRLPVNSTIKINSSTTTTEFNRYPHIVGAGPLLLRNRQIVLDAKGEKFSDAFIAEKAVRSGICTTATGNLAIAAVHNRAGGSGPTLAEHAQLMQLLGCVNALNLDGGSSTSLYLGGQLLDRSPNTAARVHNGIGVFNSDQ